From Candidatus Methylomirabilis limnetica:
GCTTACGGCGGCGTTGAGTTTCGGATGGGTCGTACATCATAGCTTGGCTGCCGGTGCGCCGACAACCGAGCGCTTCGAGCGCTATCTACGCGCCGGATGTGCATGGCTGGCGGTTGCGGCCGCATTAGCCGTCGCCACGGCGGCCGGCATTGATCCGCTCCAACCGGTGGTATGGGAGGCGGCGCTGTGGGGTTTCGCGGCCTCGTGGATCCTCGGCATGAGTTTGCGCATCGTGCCGGTCTTCCTGGGCCTGCTACCGTCACCTCAACGCGGAAGCAGCGCGCTGTTCGCCGGCTATCAACTGGCCGTGTTGGCATGGGTGATCATATCCGTCATTGAAGTGTGGACACTGCTTCCAATCGCGCGCGCACTTGCCGGGGTAGCGCTGGCGCTCGCGGCTGGAGCATTCGTCCTGCGGCTTGGCATCCTCGGGCCGTGGGAGAGTCAGGGTAAAGTGGGCGACCGTGGCTACGAAAAGTTTATGGTCGTCGCCTATGCATGGTTGATTGTCGCGCTCGTATGTGTACCCGCTTGGAGGGCGGCGACGGCACTCGTAGGCAGCCCTATGCCCGCGCTGGTCCTGGACTTCGGTCGCCACGCGTTCACTCTCGGATTTCTGACGCAGATTGTCGTTGGTGTCGCCGCGCGCCTCATCCCGGTATTTGCCGGCACGCCACTATGGAGCAAGGGTTGGCGCGACGTCACCTTCTATCTGCTCAACGCGGCAGTGGTGGCGCGCGGTCTCGAGGTGCTGGTTGAGGTCGTCGGCCTGTCCGGCGTATGGCCATACATCTCCCTCTCCGGTCTACTGGGCGTGGGCGCATTTGCCGCTTTTACTGCAAACGTATTCATGACCGTACGTGCGCGTCCGCCTGCCGTGGCGCCCACACCGGAAGAGGGAGAATCGATGGCGGACAACGTCGTCGCCGATATCCTTACCATCCCGGGCGCCCTCGAGCTGCTCGTGAGCCGCGGTTTACGCCCGCTCCAGAACCCGGAAATGCGCGCGGCGATGGCCCCCACTGTGACGCTGCGACAGGCGTGCCGGATTCATAGCATCGAGATTGAACCGCTGCTGGCCGAGCTGTCCAAGCTGGCGGCGATGTCGCGTGGTAACACTCAGGTAGATAGACTGAAGGCTGAAGGCTTTTAGGGGTAAATCATGCGTGATCACACAAAACCGGGCATTTGAGGTGGCTGATGGAGTAGCAATGTCGGTTTATCGGGTTGAACTAAAGATCGTAGAAACTGAGAAGGTCTTGAATAGCTTGATTCGTGCCTTGCGAGATAATTTAGAGCCTTCAGCCTAAACACCTGAGTAGTTATATCGCGTGACGTATTAGAGATGGACACAACCGTTATGAGCATGGATAAGAGGAG
This genomic window contains:
- a CDS encoding DUF542 domain-containing protein, whose product is MGAHQFTSATTVDDVVHVNPALSRILNTHGIDTCCGGSATLAEAAHVRGIDLGALLASLNREGEPRKQTAAIATEPAGRCVAPACEVSAPSAYPPRVAVIVPAVPRPTRYVRFFTASLFFALTFGSTLGALTLATLTLPWNFLGGLPTASAKVAHGHAQVFGFAALFIMGVAYHVIPRFKGAPLAAPGVASASFWLQVGGVLAVAVGLLVGPPVVGPMRFMGAIALLTAALSFGWVVHHSLAAGAPTTERFERYLRAGCAWLAVAAALAVATAAGIDPLQPVVWEAALWGFAASWILGMSLRIVPVFLGLLPSPQRGSSALFAGYQLAVLAWVIISVIEVWTLLPIARALAGVALALAAGAFVLRLGILGPWESQGKVGDRGYEKFMVVAYAWLIVALVCVPAWRAATALVGSPMPALVLDFGRHAFTLGFLTQIVVGVAARLIPVFAGTPLWSKGWRDVTFYLLNAAVVARGLEVLVEVVGLSGVWPYISLSGLLGVGAFAAFTANVFMTVRARPPAVAPTPEEGESMADNVVADILTIPGALELLVSRGLRPLQNPEMRAAMAPTVTLRQACRIHSIEIEPLLAELSKLAAMSRGNTQVDRLKAEGF